CAAGAAAGAATTGACAGCGGAATTGCCCACGATTTCGACCCCAAGAAACATCTTCAAGAACTTAAAACCGAAATTGTCATTTGAAACGAAGTGAACAAATGGCAAGTGAGGTGGGATGTGGGAAGATTCAGCCCAAATTTATGATAGTCCATTAATGCTTTTCCCCATTCAAATTAAAATTCGGTGCATTCGGATCCTTTTTCCTAAAGGTCAAAAAGGTAATAATCTTGTTCAAATCTTCCGGCCTCAACTGCTTGGGTGAAATGGTGTTTTTATGCTCCGGAGTTGAATTAATCATGTTTTTTGAATAATTACCCAACATCGTGGCTGTGAAATTTGGAATAAGCTTTTTATGCTTGATCTTCTTAACATGACATCCGGCGCAGTGAATTTTGAATAGTGCTTCTCCCTGTTTTAAACTGTTTAATAGTTCCTTTTCATCTTCCGCACTTAATTTTACCGGAATGGAATATTGCTCCATCGGCGATTTGCACCGAATAGCCAGTATTAGCAAGGGTATACACAACCACAAACCTAGTTTTTGCATTAGTAAATTCCTCCCAAAATTCGATTGTTCAGTTTCTTATTCGTACTTTCCGGAAGCTTATTCGGCGGGATAACCTCAGGAATATCCTCCGTTAACGACTTCATAAAAACAATTAATTGGTGCTTTTCCTCTGGGTTTAATCGCAAAGAATCAGCCGATAAGGTCTGATTTTCAATCCCAAGTCCTTTCCCTTTCCCCCCGCCGGCATTGTAAAATTCAATAACCTGTGCCAAATTTCGAAAACCACCATGGTGAAAATAGGGTTTTGTTTTTGTAATATTGCGTAAAGTGGGGGTTCGAAAAGCTCGATCCATCTCTTGTACGGCATGTACCCCAAAACGCCCAACATCCTGACTTAAACGCAAATAGTTAGTATCTTCCGGAACTCCCAAAACCTCAAATTCAGAACTAATATATGGCGGTTTTGTCCCATTGAATTGGGGTACAAAATGACAAGTTCCACATTGGGCTTTGCCCATAAATACATTAAAACCTTTTATTACTTCTGGGTCAAGCATTTTAGTTGTCGAATTCATGGCACGGTCAAATGGAGAGTCGTAAAAACTTAAACTGCCATAATACAGGGTTAATGCAGAGGCTATGTGTTCGATGTTTACTTCCTTTTCGGTAGGTGTATACTTGAGCCAGGATTTAAATGCCTGACGATAGGTAGGAATAGCTAAAACCTTTTCAACCAATTCCTGGGTTTGGCTGCCCATTTCTTTAGGATTGGTGGTAACATCTTTGGCCTGGTTTTGCAGGGAAATATGCTTGCCATCCAACATCAATAATTGGTAATGAATAGCATTGAGCAAACTGGGTGTGTTTCGGGGTAATACTTCCGTTTGATTGAATTGCATTGCAGTATTTACCAAAGTGTCGGTAAAGCCTTGGCTGGGCTTATGGCAAGAGGCACAGCTTCGTTTGTTGTTTCCAGATAAAATTGGATCAAAGAATAAAAGTTTGCCTACCTCTGAAATTTGCCTCAAAATGGCGCTATCCTTCACATAAAAATAGATTCCCTTGGTTTCCTGACCTTGGTAGAGGTTTTTATCGAAAATAGAATTGACCTGGCTGTTGAGGGTATAATCTTGTCGACTGATGGTTTCGAATTGATATTTTCGGATCAGTGCCTGGTTGATGCGAAAAAGGGGGTTGACAAAATCCCGGATAAATAGAAAATGGTTGAAGGTGTAAAAGGCTGTATCCGGCTGTTTTTGTAAAAAGGAAATAGCCTGCTCGTATAAATTAAGGTAATCCTGGCTCAAAGAAGTACTGGGATAACATTGGTTGTAAACCTTGTAAATGTTACCTACTCCTGGCAGCATGTTTTTGAGCTCCATAATTACCATACTGGTATCCGGACATTCGAAGCCGGTGGTATAAATAGAAGCTAAATTGAGCAGAAAGAGGCGATTGCAGAAATAGAATACGCCCGGATCTTTCATTTGGGTTTGAATAGAATCGGATTCAAATACATCTAAAGCCTGCTGAGCTGCTTGAATCAAGGAAAAAAGGGAATCTCGATTAGCGTTATCTTCCTGTAAATACTCAGCAGCTAAATACCAACCTGCACCTGGCCTTTTATAGGGCTTTTCGAATTTTTCAAACACCTCCGTTTCCCATTCCACAGGCAATACTCCATTGATTTGCTTATAGGCATTAGGCTCAAGGTAGCGCAACCAAAAATCAAGGTATTTGTAACGAATTCTTAAAGAATAAAGCATTTGGAACACCTGGTCTCTTTGTTCAGGGCTTTTGCTTCCTTGCTTGATTTGGTTCAGTAGCTGAGCCTGTTCTTCTTTTAATTGCCTTATTCCTGCCTGGTATTGCTGTTCGTAGGCAGTAGTATCGGATGTGGAAAACGAAACCATGAATGCACATCCGATAAGCAAGAAATAAAGGATAATTCGGTTCATGATAATCCAGGGCAAACCGCAAATGGGTCAACAAAGCTAATTCAAGGGAGTTAAATTAATTAGTTTGGGATGTTTTTTAACAATAAAACAGGATGAACATGAAAGCTGTAAAGAAGAACCCGAAGGATTTTAACATTAAATTAGCTGTTCTGGGTAAATTTCACTTCCTGGCATGGTTTTCCCAAGGATTATTTTATTCATTTTTGTGCCATGTTAAAATATGCTCCCATTTTAGTGTTTTTTCTTGCCTTTCATTCAGTTGTAAATGCTCAAAAGCCTGGTTCCATACCCATGAAGGCCATGATTTACAATGTGGAGAATTTGTTTGATACCATCAATGATCCCAATAAAGATGATGAGGAGTTTTTACCTTCTGCCAAAAAGAATTGGAATTCTAAACGTTACCAGGAAAAGTTAAGGCATATAACCCAAGTGATGAGTACTGCCGGATTTCCGGAATTGGTAGGATTGTGTGAAATTGAGAATAAAGGGGTGCTGAATGACTTGGTTGCTATGGATTCCTTAAAACCATTTGGCTATCAGGTAGTTCATTTTGACAGCCCCGATGAGCGTGGTGTGGATGTAGGTTTATTAATTAAGTCCAATTCATTTAAGTTTGTATCTGCCAAATCGGTTAGGGTTCAGCTTCCAGGCGAAAATCCTAGACCAACTAGGGATATTTTGTACGCCAAATTGGCTTTCAAAAGAGATACCTTGCATGTGTTTGTTAACCATTGGCCTTCCAGAAGGGGTGGGGAAGAGGAAAGTGAACCTAATCGCATAGCAGCTGCTCAAACCCTTAAACATGTGTCAGATAGCTTATTTAAAGTTTCATCTGATTCCAAAATATTAATTATGGGTGACTTAAACGATTATCCAACCAATAAAAGTGTCAAAGATGTGTTGGGTGCTACGCCGGTTGAAGCATTGGCTAAACGAACCGGTTTTATAAACCTGGTTGCGCCTTTAATGGAAAAAGGTGAAGGTTCGGAGTACTATCAGGGTAAATGGACTATGCTGATTAATGTAATTTCTTCTACTTCCCTGGTTAAGTCGGTTCGGGGTTTAAGAATAGGTACAGCCAGTATTTTAAAAAAGGATTTCCTGCTGTATAAAAATGAAAAGAAGGGCACAGAGGAACCTAATCGTACCTATGGCGGTGACCGCTACTACGGTGGATATTCCGATCATTTGCCGGTACTGGTTGATCTGCAATGGAATAAATAAAATTGTAATGTCTCGTTTTCGGCAAACCCTATTCCAACCAACTATCCTCTTTCTCGGGGTGTGCTTTGCCCTTCAATTATTTCTTTCAAATCCAATAAAGGCTCAGGATTCAATAAAGAATACAGCATTAAATCGGTTTTTAACGGCATCTCCTACTTACAATAAAAAAAGAGTTGCCTGGCTTTCCGGAAGTTTGGGAGTAAGCTATGTGGGTAG
This DNA window, taken from Bacteroidia bacterium, encodes the following:
- a CDS encoding cytochrome c encodes the protein MQKLGLWLCIPLLILAIRCKSPMEQYSIPVKLSAEDEKELLNSLKQGEALFKIHCAGCHVKKIKHKKLIPNFTATMLGNYSKNMINSTPEHKNTISPKQLRPEDLNKIITFLTFRKKDPNAPNFNLNGEKH
- a CDS encoding cytochrome C peroxidase, yielding MNRIILYFLLIGCAFMVSFSTSDTTAYEQQYQAGIRQLKEEQAQLLNQIKQGSKSPEQRDQVFQMLYSLRIRYKYLDFWLRYLEPNAYKQINGVLPVEWETEVFEKFEKPYKRPGAGWYLAAEYLQEDNANRDSLFSLIQAAQQALDVFESDSIQTQMKDPGVFYFCNRLFLLNLASIYTTGFECPDTSMVIMELKNMLPGVGNIYKVYNQCYPSTSLSQDYLNLYEQAISFLQKQPDTAFYTFNHFLFIRDFVNPLFRINQALIRKYQFETISRQDYTLNSQVNSIFDKNLYQGQETKGIYFYVKDSAILRQISEVGKLLFFDPILSGNNKRSCASCHKPSQGFTDTLVNTAMQFNQTEVLPRNTPSLLNAIHYQLLMLDGKHISLQNQAKDVTTNPKEMGSQTQELVEKVLAIPTYRQAFKSWLKYTPTEKEVNIEHIASALTLYYGSLSFYDSPFDRAMNSTTKMLDPEVIKGFNVFMGKAQCGTCHFVPQFNGTKPPYISSEFEVLGVPEDTNYLRLSQDVGRFGVHAVQEMDRAFRTPTLRNITKTKPYFHHGGFRNLAQVIEFYNAGGGKGKGLGIENQTLSADSLRLNPEEKHQLIVFMKSLTEDIPEVIPPNKLPESTNKKLNNRILGGIY
- a CDS encoding endonuclease, with the translated sequence MLKYAPILVFFLAFHSVVNAQKPGSIPMKAMIYNVENLFDTINDPNKDDEEFLPSAKKNWNSKRYQEKLRHITQVMSTAGFPELVGLCEIENKGVLNDLVAMDSLKPFGYQVVHFDSPDERGVDVGLLIKSNSFKFVSAKSVRVQLPGENPRPTRDILYAKLAFKRDTLHVFVNHWPSRRGGEEESEPNRIAAAQTLKHVSDSLFKVSSDSKILIMGDLNDYPTNKSVKDVLGATPVEALAKRTGFINLVAPLMEKGEGSEYYQGKWTMLINVISSTSLVKSVRGLRIGTASILKKDFLLYKNEKKGTEEPNRTYGGDRYYGGYSDHLPVLVDLQWNK